A genomic segment from Spinacia oleracea cultivar Varoflay chromosome 3, BTI_SOV_V1, whole genome shotgun sequence encodes:
- the LOC110775160 gene encoding glycerophosphodiester phosphodiesterase GDPD1, chloroplastic, whose product MHCCTFSSSTISSISLITPQQPLGLTHNSSFFKPSSSFSSFIKFRLMAALKAVHVSDVPNLDQVQENASVSLFSSRFSPRGLQVEVCNKSKAEKFLVIGHRGNGMNKLQSSDPRMKSIKENSILSFNTAASFNLDFVEFDVQVTKDGCPIIFHDDHIFTEENGIVYEKRVTDLTLNEFLAYGPQKEAGKVSKPLLRKNKDGKIIKWDVNSDDTLCTLKEAFDKVNPKLGFNVELKFDDHIVYQEDHLVNTLQSVLQVVYENGKDRPVIFSTFQPDAALLVRKLQGTYPVFFLTNGGTEAYYDVRRNSLEEAIKLCLEGSLQGIVSEVKGVFQNPGAVSKIKDSKLSLLTYGTLNNVPESVYLQHLMGIDGVIVDFVQDITEAVNNLIKPVNTEEQVEDGQLLFGAKPQFTQTELSFLLKLIPQLIQH is encoded by the exons ATGCATTGTTGCACATTCAGTAGCAGTACAATCTCATCAATATCCTTAATAACCCCCCAACAACCCCTGGGCTTAACCCATAATTCTTCTTTTTTTAAAccctcttcttctttttcttcttttattaagtTTAGGTTAATGGCTGCTTTAAAGGCTGTTCACGTCTCCGACGTCCCTAATCTTGATCAGGTTCAGGAAAATGCCTCCGTCTCTCTCTTCTCCTCCCGCTTCTCCCCTAGAG GGTTGCAGGTGGAGGTATGTAATAAGAGCAAGGCGGAGAAATTTTTGGTGATTGGACATCGTGGGAATGGCATGAATAAATTACAGTCGTCTGATCCTAGAATGAAATCAATCAAAGAGAATTCTATTCTTTCATTCAACACCGCCGCTTCCTTCAACCTCGATTTCGTCGAATTCGACGTACag GTAACAAAAGACGGATGCCCAATAATTTTCCACGATGATCACATTTTCACAGAAGAAAAT GGCATAGTATATGAAAAGAGAGTGACAGACCTTACTCTAAACGAGTTTCTTGCCTACGGCCCACAAAAGGAAGCTGGAAAGGTCTCTAAACCACTGTTGAGGAAAAACAAGGATGGCAAAATCATTAAGTGGGATGTCAACTCTGATGACACCCTTTGCACATTGAAGGAAGCCTTCGACAAGGTTAATCCCAAATTAGGTTTCAACGTTGAGTTAAAATTCGACGATCACATTGTTTACCAAGAAGATCACCTTGTCAATACTCTCCAATCAGTGTTGCAG GTGGTGTATGAGAATGGCAAGGATAGACCTGTAATATTCTCCACATTCCAGCCAGATGCAGCCCTTTTAGTGAGGAAACTACAGGGAACATACCCTGTATTCTTCTTGACTAACGGAGGCACTGAGGCATACTATGATGTTCGACGAAACTCGTTAGAAGAAGCCATTAAGTTATGTTTAGAAGGGAGTTTACAAGGCATTGTTTCTGAGGTTAAAGGAGTTTTCCAAAACCCTGGTGCTGTAAGTAAGATCAAGGACTCCAAACTCTCCCTCCTCACATATGGAACTCTAAA TAATGTGCCGGAGTCAGTGTACCTGCAACATTTAATGGGAATCGATGGGGTGATTGTTGATTTTGTTCAAGACATAACAGAAGCAGTAAATAATCTAATCAAGCCAGTGAACACAGAGGAACAAGTTGAAGATGGACAGTTGCTATTCGGTGCAAAGCCACAATTCACTCAGACTGAGCTTTCGTTTTTGCTTAAGCTTATTCCTCAGTTGATACAGCACTAA